One part of the Solanum dulcamara chromosome 8, daSolDulc1.2, whole genome shotgun sequence genome encodes these proteins:
- the LOC129899004 gene encoding UMP-CMP kinase 3-like yields MVSEWRPCPGCRLSDSSGKGTQCTNIVENFGYTHVNASDLLRAERNSGSENGTMISNMIKEGKIVQSESVKILLSHFNVSQTGIEPEFVLFFDCPEQEMEKRLLGRNQGREDDNIETIRKRFNVYMESGLPVIEYYRSKGKVRKIDVAKPVREVFEAVKVVFAPANEKANY; encoded by the exons atggtttctgagtggCGGCCATGTCCAGGGTGTAGGCTCAGTGACAGTAGTGGTAAGGGCACCCAGTGTACTAATATTGTTGAAAACTTTGGGTACACCCATGTAAATGCTAGTGATCTTCTCCGAGCAGAAAGAAATTCTGGTTCCGAGAATGG GACGATGATTTCGAACATGATTAAAGAAGGGAAAATTGTACAATCAGAG AGTGTTAAAATTTTACTATCACACTTTAATGTCTCCCAGACTGGAATTGAGCCTGAGTTTGTGCTCTTCTTTGATTGTCCTGAACAAGAGATGGAGAAACGCCTTTTAGGTCGTAACCAG GGAAGAGAAGatgataatattgaaacaaTAAGGAAGCGATTCAATGTTTACATGGAATCTGGTCTACCTGTTATTGAATATTACCGGTCCAAGGGGAAGGTTCGAAAG ATTGATGTTGCAAAGCCTGTTAGAGAAGTATTTGAAGCAGTTAAAGTTGTTTTTGCCCCAGCTAATGAGAAGGCAAACTATTAA